In Deltaproteobacteria bacterium, one DNA window encodes the following:
- the rpsI gene encoding 30S ribosomal protein S9 — protein MAKARIEEYVATGKRKEAIARIRLRPGTGSFVVNARALEEYFGRSTLPIIARQPFTVTNMLGKFDVHALVDGGGITGQAEALRHGIARALVEYSGELKKSLRVAGLLTRDARIKERKKYGHKKARKSFQYSKR, from the coding sequence ATGGCAAAAGCACGGATCGAAGAATATGTGGCCACCGGTAAACGGAAGGAAGCGATTGCTCGCATTCGACTGCGGCCGGGTACCGGAAGTTTTGTAGTGAATGCCCGGGCGTTGGAAGAATACTTCGGGCGCAGCACCTTGCCGATCATTGCGCGTCAGCCGTTTACTGTCACGAACATGTTGGGCAAATTCGACGTCCATGCACTCGTCGATGGCGGCGGCATCACCGGACAAGCCGAAGCGCTGCGTCACGGGATCGCCCGCGCGTTAGTGGAATACAGCGGCGAATTGAAAAAATCCCTCCGCGTTGCCGGCCTCCTGACCCGCGACGCGCGCATCAAGGAACGGAAGAAATACGGCCATAAGAAGGCCCGGAAGAGCTTCCAATACTCCAAACGCTAA
- the gcvP gene encoding aminomethyl-transferring glycine dehydrogenase yields MRGPPMSDFLQRHIGPSAEAQSAMLAVLGYTALDQLIDATVPASIRTTQPLACGPALSEHEALQAVRGLALQNQLWRSYLGMGYHACITPAVIQRNILENPGWYTQYTPYQAEIAQGRLEALLNFQTLVSDLTALPVANASLLDEATAAAEAMTLSLNASTRDTRAYFVSSRCHPQTIAVIKTRTQALGIEVIVGDHEHYDFKTAVCGVLLQYPTTDGAILDYRPFIERAHAAGALVTLATDLLACTLLTPPGELGADIAIGSAQRFGVPMGYGGPHAAFMAVREPFKRLLPGRLVGISIDSQGQPALRLALQTREQHIRRAKATSNICTAQVLLAVMASMYAVYHGPKGLRAIADRIHARTAQLAAGAKRCGLQLTTEHFFDTLHISCPEAQAQTIYAAAAARQINVRRLDTGIAVSLDETTTEQDVAELIAIFNGGRAPTGTRDTPTTDDHIPTTLRRTTTYLTQPVFQRYHSETEMVRYIKRLESRDLSLTTSMIPLGSCTMKLNAAAEMLPITWPEFSQLHPFAPREQAAGYQQLITHFEQLIRDITGFAAVSLQPNAGSQGEYAGLLVIRAYHQQRGAATRNVCLIPDSAHGTNPASATMAGMQIVTVACRADGDIDVEDLRAKAAAHADRLAALMVTYPSTHGVFEEGIQELCAIVHRHGGQVYLDGANLNALVGLSKPAELGADVCHLNLHKTFCIPHGGGGPGVGPIAVATHLAPFLPGHPVVATGGELAIGAVAAAPWGSAGILPISYTYIRMMGGAGLTRATEIAILNANYIAARLAPYFPILFTGRNGRVAHECILDVRPLKGLAGIEVDNIAKRLMDFGFHAPTMSWPIAGTLMVEPTESESKEELDRFCEAMIAIHAEAHAIAQGTLDRADNPLKHAPHTAAMVTADAWPHAYSRQQAAYPLPWVQERKFWPAVSRINNPHGDRHFICTCQG; encoded by the coding sequence ATGCGAGGTCCCCCAATGAGTGATTTTCTCCAACGCCATATCGGCCCATCGGCCGAGGCGCAGTCGGCCATGCTCGCCGTGCTCGGGTATACCGCCCTTGACCAATTGATCGACGCCACCGTGCCCGCGTCAATTCGCACCACGCAGCCATTGGCGTGCGGACCCGCGTTGAGCGAACATGAGGCACTGCAGGCCGTGCGCGGACTGGCGCTACAGAATCAACTCTGGCGATCCTATCTCGGCATGGGCTACCACGCGTGCATCACGCCGGCCGTGATTCAGCGCAACATTTTAGAAAACCCGGGGTGGTACACGCAGTACACGCCGTATCAGGCCGAGATCGCGCAGGGCCGATTAGAGGCACTGCTGAATTTTCAAACGCTGGTGAGCGACCTCACTGCCCTCCCCGTGGCCAATGCGTCGTTACTCGATGAAGCCACGGCGGCGGCCGAGGCGATGACGCTCTCGCTCAACGCATCGACACGGGACACACGCGCCTATTTCGTCTCCTCGCGGTGTCATCCGCAAACTATCGCCGTCATCAAGACTCGGACCCAAGCGCTGGGGATCGAAGTGATCGTCGGCGATCACGAACACTACGATTTCAAGACAGCCGTCTGCGGCGTGTTGTTGCAATATCCAACCACCGACGGCGCGATTCTCGACTATCGCCCGTTCATCGAACGCGCCCATGCGGCGGGCGCACTGGTCACGCTGGCCACCGACTTGCTGGCGTGCACCCTCCTCACCCCACCGGGAGAACTCGGCGCCGACATCGCGATCGGCAGCGCGCAACGCTTCGGCGTCCCGATGGGCTACGGCGGACCGCACGCGGCCTTCATGGCGGTGCGGGAGCCATTCAAACGCTTATTGCCGGGGCGCTTGGTCGGCATCTCCATCGACAGTCAGGGCCAACCGGCGCTGCGGCTCGCATTGCAAACGCGGGAGCAACATATCCGCCGCGCCAAGGCGACGAGCAACATCTGCACCGCCCAAGTCCTGCTCGCCGTGATGGCGAGCATGTACGCCGTCTATCACGGTCCAAAGGGCCTGCGCGCGATTGCCGACCGAATCCATGCACGCACTGCGCAATTGGCGGCCGGCGCAAAACGTTGCGGCCTGCAACTCACCACGGAACATTTTTTCGACACGCTACACATCAGCTGCCCCGAGGCCCAAGCCCAGACCATTTACGCCGCCGCCGCCGCACGACAAATCAATGTGCGCCGCCTCGACACCGGAATCGCGGTGAGTCTCGACGAGACCACAACGGAACAGGACGTTGCTGAACTGATCGCAATCTTCAACGGAGGTCGGGCCCCGACCGGGACCCGGGACACGCCAACGACGGACGACCACATCCCCACTACGCTGCGCCGTACCACGACCTACCTGACGCAGCCGGTCTTTCAGCGGTACCATTCCGAAACGGAAATGGTGCGCTACATTAAACGCCTGGAGTCACGCGATCTCTCCCTCACCACATCCATGATCCCGCTCGGCTCCTGCACGATGAAACTGAACGCTGCGGCCGAGATGCTGCCGATCACGTGGCCGGAATTCAGCCAACTCCACCCGTTCGCGCCGCGCGAACAGGCCGCCGGATATCAGCAACTCATCACCCACTTCGAACAGCTAATCCGCGATATCACCGGATTTGCGGCCGTCTCGCTGCAGCCGAACGCCGGATCGCAAGGGGAATACGCCGGATTGCTCGTCATCCGCGCGTATCACCAACAGCGCGGCGCCGCGACACGCAACGTCTGTCTGATCCCCGATTCCGCGCACGGCACCAATCCCGCCAGCGCCACGATGGCCGGGATGCAGATCGTCACGGTCGCCTGTCGCGCTGATGGCGACATCGACGTGGAAGACTTGCGCGCCAAGGCGGCGGCGCACGCCGATCGGCTCGCCGCGCTGATGGTCACGTACCCGTCCACGCATGGCGTCTTCGAAGAAGGCATTCAAGAACTCTGCGCGATCGTGCATCGCCACGGCGGCCAAGTCTACCTGGATGGCGCGAATCTGAATGCGCTCGTCGGTTTAAGCAAACCGGCGGAATTGGGGGCGGATGTCTGTCATCTGAACTTACATAAGACCTTTTGCATTCCGCATGGTGGAGGCGGGCCCGGCGTCGGCCCGATCGCCGTGGCCACGCATTTGGCGCCGTTCCTCCCCGGTCATCCAGTCGTCGCAACCGGCGGCGAACTCGCCATCGGCGCCGTCGCCGCAGCCCCTTGGGGCAGCGCCGGCATCCTGCCGATCTCGTATACCTACATTCGGATGATGGGCGGCGCCGGTCTCACTCGCGCCACCGAGATCGCCATTCTCAACGCGAACTACATCGCCGCGCGACTCGCGCCTTACTTTCCGATCCTCTTCACTGGACGCAACGGCCGCGTCGCACACGAATGCATCCTCGACGTCCGCCCGCTGAAGGGACTGGCCGGGATTGAAGTCGACAATATTGCGAAACGGCTCATGGATTTCGGCTTCCACGCCCCCACCATGTCCTGGCCGATCGCCGGCACGCTGATGGTCGAACCGACTGAGAGCGAATCGAAGGAAGAACTCGACCGCTTCTGCGAGGCCATGATCGCCATCCACGCGGAGGCCCACGCCATTGCCCAAGGAACGCTCGATCGCGCCGACAATCCGCTCAAACACGCGCCGCACACCGCGGCGATGGTCACCGCCGACGCCTGGCCGCATGCCTATTCCCGCCAACAGGCCGCGTATCCACTGCCATGGGTGCAAGAACGCAAATTCTGGCCGGCCGTCTCCCGGATCAATAATCCGCACGGAGATCGGCACTTCATTTGTACATGCCAGGGATAG
- the folE gene encoding GTP cyclohydrolase I FolE yields MQELIRRLLAELGEDPTREGLQKTPERVARALTFLTDGARQDPAALLRAAMFQEDYDEMVVVRDIPFYSLCEHHLLPFFGQAHVAYLPQGRLVGLSKIPRVVDCFARRLQVQERLTQQIAQTMQEVLTPRGVAVVLEAQHLCMQMRGIQKSGAVMTTSAMLGDFRAEGSARGEFLGLVGK; encoded by the coding sequence ATGCAAGAGCTGATTCGACGCCTGTTGGCGGAGTTAGGAGAAGACCCGACACGAGAGGGACTGCAAAAGACCCCGGAGCGGGTGGCGCGTGCGTTGACCTTTCTGACCGATGGGGCGCGGCAAGATCCGGCGGCGTTGCTACGCGCGGCGATGTTCCAGGAAGACTACGACGAAATGGTCGTGGTACGGGACATCCCGTTTTATAGCCTCTGCGAGCATCATTTGTTGCCGTTTTTCGGGCAGGCCCATGTGGCGTACCTGCCGCAAGGGCGATTGGTGGGACTGTCGAAAATTCCACGCGTCGTGGATTGTTTCGCGCGACGGCTACAAGTGCAGGAACGGCTGACGCAGCAGATCGCGCAGACGATGCAAGAGGTGCTGACCCCGCGCGGCGTGGCCGTCGTGTTGGAGGCGCAGCATTTGTGCATGCAGATGCGCGGTATTCAAAAGAGCGGCGCCGTGATGACGACCTCGGCGATGCTCGGCGATTTCCGCGCCGAAGGCTCCGCGCGCGGAGAATTCCTCGGATTAGTCGGGAAGTGA
- a CDS encoding DNA internalization-related competence protein ComEC/Rec2 yields MGLGASERFFIVPPFLCIFGVLILLGAAWWLRGRRAVVCVAVAAALLGVALFEHSAARPRSAVDLRHFIPTETATVCAGRVAARPQQTSFGVRVPLTLQHCLHDGVMQPRVGRVELSAPAWPAEAQPGSIVRFRASLRPPVTYRNPGTETFGWRRLSESVVATGHVEGPEWVAVVTTAPRGLRVGVEWWYRATVARLEALSAEDPAVAALLQALLLGEGGALEAEVWDGFRRLGIVHLLVVSGLHVSVVAGLCWWLVAWLWRRSTWLTLRVRPDRVAAVAALLGGWGFTVLAGCGLPAIRAAWLTTIWLLAAVLDRPRDQATALALAAILILGLWPLALWLPSFQLTFAAVAGLLLWAPWVEGALWRGVRRLGGVQSAEMVSVTAASWRQQCGWRLGRALVRLCAASIAATIGVSPLVAYHFHVTSLLGLLTNLLFVPWVTFGVLPLGLFFLCVAPWWGSAAALCWWPLAGVSRVFLDVVTRADRYSGPWQWHFTPLLHEVVCWYLLWLLPLAGAAWPRWRARRRVVWGAAAGLAVCGLLGSLAARDRLPGQQPPLRLTVLDVGQGLGSVIEFPNRRVYVFDAGGVAMNAPRGVTRGLHPPLPLGRGMGEGEASRGPFDIGRFVVAPFLYRRQIRHVDAMFLSHYHPDHYGGLPYLAEAFGARRLFTNGSGPEPGDPTWPSVAARLTAAGVERVDLHADAAEWNEGEVRLRVLHPPAFGVASRNENDRSLVLELEYGDVRILLPGDVEAEAEAWLAAQQRLRPVAVVVAPHHGSETSSTPAFLAALRPRWAIIPCGRFNRYHFPRPRVLADYARLGTHVYRTDQHGAVTVETNGRRVEVTPYRVER; encoded by the coding sequence GTGGGACTGGGCGCGAGTGAGCGTTTTTTCATTGTTCCGCCGTTTCTCTGTATTTTCGGTGTCCTGATCTTGCTCGGCGCGGCGTGGTGGCTGCGGGGGCGACGCGCCGTGGTGTGCGTCGCCGTGGCGGCGGCGTTGTTAGGTGTCGCTTTATTTGAGCACAGTGCTGCGCGTCCGCGATCTGCGGTCGATCTTCGGCATTTCATTCCGACCGAAACCGCCACGGTCTGCGCAGGAAGGGTGGCGGCGCGACCGCAGCAGACTTCGTTTGGTGTGCGGGTGCCGCTCACGTTGCAACATTGCTTGCATGACGGCGTGATGCAGCCGCGCGTCGGTCGCGTGGAATTGAGTGCGCCCGCGTGGCCGGCGGAGGCGCAGCCGGGCAGCATCGTCCGATTCCGCGCGAGTCTGCGGCCGCCGGTCACGTATCGGAATCCGGGCACCGAGACATTCGGCTGGCGCCGCTTGAGCGAGAGTGTCGTGGCCACGGGGCATGTCGAAGGGCCGGAATGGGTCGCCGTCGTGACGACTGCGCCACGTGGGCTGCGGGTCGGTGTGGAGTGGTGGTATCGGGCGACGGTCGCGCGGCTGGAGGCGTTGTCGGCGGAGGACCCGGCCGTTGCCGCGCTGTTGCAAGCGCTGCTGTTGGGGGAAGGCGGCGCGCTCGAGGCGGAGGTCTGGGACGGATTTAGGCGACTCGGGATTGTGCATCTGTTGGTCGTCTCCGGCCTCCATGTGAGTGTCGTCGCGGGGCTCTGTTGGTGGTTGGTGGCGTGGCTGTGGCGTCGTTCGACATGGCTGACGCTCCGCGTGCGGCCCGATCGCGTCGCGGCCGTCGCGGCGCTGCTCGGTGGCTGGGGCTTTACGGTCTTGGCGGGCTGCGGTCTGCCGGCCATTCGCGCCGCGTGGCTGACGACGATCTGGCTGTTGGCCGCCGTGCTGGATCGCCCGCGGGATCAGGCCACGGCGTTGGCGTTGGCCGCGATCCTGATCTTGGGCCTCTGGCCGCTCGCGTTGTGGTTGCCGAGCTTTCAGCTCACGTTTGCCGCCGTTGCCGGCCTGTTGCTGTGGGCCCCGTGGGTGGAGGGTGCACTGTGGCGCGGGGTGCGACGGCTTGGTGGGGTGCAATCGGCGGAGATGGTGTCGGTTACCGCCGCCTCATGGCGACAACAGTGCGGATGGCGGCTGGGACGTGCGCTCGTGCGACTCTGCGCGGCGTCGATTGCGGCCACGATCGGTGTGAGTCCGTTGGTGGCGTATCACTTCCACGTGACGTCGTTGCTTGGATTGCTCACCAACCTTCTGTTCGTCCCGTGGGTGACATTTGGCGTGTTGCCACTCGGACTGTTTTTCCTCTGCGTCGCGCCGTGGTGGGGGAGTGCCGCGGCCCTCTGCTGGTGGCCATTGGCCGGCGTGTCCCGCGTGTTTCTGGATGTGGTGACGCGGGCGGATCGCTACAGCGGGCCGTGGCAGTGGCACTTTACTCCACTGCTGCACGAAGTCGTGTGCTGGTACCTGTTGTGGTTGCTCCCGTTGGCGGGCGCTGCGTGGCCGCGTTGGCGCGCGCGGCGGCGTGTCGTCTGGGGCGCTGCAGCGGGTCTGGCGGTGTGCGGATTGCTGGGCTCGCTGGCCGCGCGCGACCGCTTGCCGGGACAACAGCCGCCGTTGCGGCTCACCGTGCTCGATGTCGGCCAAGGATTGGGCAGCGTGATCGAGTTCCCGAATCGCCGCGTCTACGTATTCGACGCCGGCGGCGTGGCGATGAATGCGCCCCGCGGCGTTACGCGGGGCCTCCATCCCCCCCTCCCTTTGGGGAGGGGGATGGGGGAGGGGGAGGCGTCACGAGGTCCATTCGATATCGGACGCTTCGTCGTCGCGCCGTTTCTCTATCGGCGACAAATCCGCCACGTCGATGCGATGTTCCTGTCGCATTATCATCCGGATCATTATGGCGGCTTGCCGTATTTGGCCGAGGCGTTCGGCGCGCGCCGGCTGTTCACCAATGGCTCGGGCCCGGAGCCGGGCGATCCGACCTGGCCGAGTGTCGCAGCACGCTTGACGGCCGCCGGCGTGGAGCGGGTCGATCTGCACGCCGACGCGGCGGAGTGGAACGAGGGCGAGGTCCGGCTGCGCGTGTTGCATCCGCCGGCCTTCGGAGTGGCGAGTCGCAACGAGAACGATCGCTCGTTGGTGCTGGAGTTGGAATATGGCGACGTGCGTATCTTGCTGCCCGGCGATGTCGAGGCCGAAGCGGAAGCATGGCTCGCGGCACAACAACGGTTGCGTCCGGTGGCCGTCGTCGTCGCGCCGCATCATGGCAGCGAGACGTCGTCCACGCCCGCATTCCTCGCGGCCCTCCGCCCGCGCTGGGCCATCATCCCGTGCGGCCGCTTCAACCGCTACCACTTCCCCCGCCCGCGCGTGTTGGCGGATTACGCGCGGCTGGGAACGCACGTCTATCGCACCGACCAACACGGCGCCGTGACCGTGGAAACGAACGGGCGGAGGGTGGAAGTTACCCCGTATCGCGTGGAGCGCTAA
- the rplM gene encoding 50S ribosomal protein L13 has protein sequence MKTPLFQGASLEHSWQLIDCSEQALGRVANRIAILLRGKHKPTFTPHADTGDFVVAVNAAKLRLTGQKLTQKMYYHHSGYFGGLRKRTAKEVMAKTPEEVLRHAVKGMLPRSTLGRQLLGKLKIYATAEHPHAAQLGTPAAA, from the coding sequence ATGAAGACACCACTCTTTCAAGGGGCCTCGCTAGAGCACAGTTGGCAGCTCATCGATTGTTCGGAGCAAGCGCTCGGGCGCGTGGCCAATCGAATTGCCATTTTGCTGCGCGGGAAACATAAACCGACTTTTACTCCGCATGCCGACACTGGCGATTTCGTCGTCGCCGTCAATGCGGCGAAGCTGAGGCTGACCGGCCAGAAGCTGACGCAAAAGATGTACTACCACCACAGCGGCTATTTCGGCGGCTTGCGCAAGCGGACGGCCAAAGAAGTGATGGCCAAGACGCCGGAAGAAGTCCTGCGTCACGCCGTCAAAGGGATGTTGCCGCGGAGCACGCTAGGACGGCAGTTGTTAGGCAAGTTGAAGATCTACGCCACGGCGGAACATCCGCACGCGGCGCAGCTCGGCACGCCGGCGGCGGCGTAA
- the gcvH gene encoding glycine cleavage system protein GcvH encodes MQIPEDLRYTKEHEWVRVEGKIATVGITDYAQDQLGDVVYVELPEEGEGMSKGDTAGVVESVKAVSDVYAPLSGEVTEINVALKESPETINTDCYGEAWMMKVELSNLDEVDELLTPTQYAAFVAEESE; translated from the coding sequence ATGCAAATCCCGGAAGATCTTCGCTACACCAAAGAACATGAATGGGTCCGCGTGGAAGGAAAAATCGCGACGGTCGGGATCACCGACTATGCGCAGGACCAACTCGGCGACGTCGTCTACGTCGAACTCCCGGAGGAAGGCGAAGGGATGTCCAAAGGCGATACCGCCGGTGTCGTTGAATCAGTCAAGGCCGTCAGTGACGTCTACGCACCGCTCAGTGGCGAGGTCACTGAAATCAATGTCGCGCTGAAAGAAAGTCCCGAAACTATCAACACCGATTGCTATGGCGAGGCCTGGATGATGAAAGTCGAACTCTCCAACCTCGATGAAGTCGACGAACTCCTGACCCCCACCCAGTACGCCGCATTCGTCGCGGAAGAGAGTGAATAA
- the gcvT gene encoding glycine cleavage system aminomethyltransferase GcvT, which yields MKTPLYHHHLQLNGRMVEFAGWEMPVQYSGVVAEHLAVRQRAGLFDVSHMGEFSFAGPQALALLQYLTTNDVARLAPGQAHYSLILNEQGGIVDDIIVYRQGPEQFLMVVNAGNLEKDWHWVLAHNTNHADVVNRSRETALLALQGPAAAAILQPLTEISLADLRRFHCAEAHIGSVAVTIARTGYTGSPGFELFCRSADAGTLWQTLLEVGGAHGLMPCGLAARDTLRVEMAYPLHGHEITDKTTPFETRLDWVVKMEKGDFFGREALLKQRAAGINRTLVGLQMVDPGIPRDGYTVLVGGKPIGFVTSGTMSPLLKKGIALAMMGIQHSAVGTKVSVDIRGKERQAEIVATPFVTPAT from the coding sequence ATGAAAACGCCACTCTATCATCATCATCTGCAACTCAATGGCCGCATGGTCGAATTCGCGGGTTGGGAGATGCCGGTCCAATATTCCGGCGTCGTCGCGGAACATCTGGCCGTGCGTCAACGGGCCGGGTTGTTCGACGTCAGCCATATGGGAGAATTTTCGTTCGCCGGTCCACAAGCGCTGGCGTTGCTGCAATATCTCACCACCAACGACGTGGCCCGGCTGGCGCCCGGCCAAGCCCACTATTCGCTGATCCTCAATGAACAAGGCGGCATCGTCGACGACATCATCGTGTACCGCCAAGGCCCGGAACAATTCCTAATGGTCGTGAACGCCGGCAATTTGGAAAAAGATTGGCACTGGGTACTGGCGCACAACACCAACCACGCCGATGTCGTCAATCGCAGCCGCGAGACCGCATTGCTCGCATTACAAGGACCGGCTGCGGCCGCAATCCTCCAACCGCTCACCGAAATTTCGTTGGCCGACCTGCGGCGCTTTCATTGCGCCGAGGCCCATATCGGCAGCGTCGCAGTCACGATCGCGCGCACTGGGTACACTGGATCGCCCGGATTCGAACTCTTTTGTCGCTCCGCCGATGCCGGCACGCTGTGGCAAACCCTGCTGGAGGTCGGCGGCGCGCACGGCCTGATGCCGTGCGGATTGGCCGCGCGCGACACGCTCCGCGTCGAAATGGCGTATCCGCTGCACGGCCACGAGATCACCGACAAAACGACCCCGTTCGAAACCCGGCTGGATTGGGTCGTCAAAATGGAAAAAGGCGACTTCTTCGGACGCGAGGCGCTGTTGAAACAACGCGCGGCCGGTATCAATCGCACGCTGGTCGGCTTACAGATGGTCGATCCGGGCATCCCACGCGACGGGTACACCGTGTTAGTCGGCGGCAAACCGATCGGCTTCGTCACCAGCGGCACCATGTCCCCATTGCTCAAGAAAGGGATCGCACTCGCGATGATGGGCATCCAGCACAGCGCGGTCGGAACCAAAGTTTCCGTTGACATCCGTGGCAAGGAACGCCAAGCAGAAATTGTCGCGACACCATTCGTCACACCCGCAACGTAA
- the dksA gene encoding RNA polymerase-binding protein DksA, protein MNKKEIKRFHELLLERRRQIMEAVDQTREEGLGIDPDDLPDEVDQASTEAGQAMQLRLRDRENVLLKKIEKAIKKIDAGEFGVCESCGEEIGMKRLEARPVSELCIRCKEEQERLERSYAD, encoded by the coding sequence ATGAATAAAAAAGAGATCAAACGTTTTCACGAGCTCCTCTTAGAACGACGCCGCCAAATTATGGAGGCGGTCGACCAAACGCGGGAAGAAGGGCTCGGTATCGATCCCGACGACCTTCCCGACGAAGTCGACCAAGCCTCGACGGAAGCGGGCCAAGCCATGCAACTCCGGTTGCGGGATCGGGAGAACGTGCTCCTCAAGAAAATCGAAAAGGCGATCAAGAAGATCGACGCCGGCGAATTCGGGGTTTGCGAGTCGTGCGGTGAAGAGATCGGGATGAAACGCCTCGAAGCCCGTCCCGTCAGCGAACTCTGCATTCGCTGCAAAGAAGAACAAGAGCGCCTTGAGCGCTCCTACGCAGATTAA
- the folD gene encoding bifunctional methylenetetrahydrofolate dehydrogenase/methenyltetrahydrofolate cyclohydrolase FolD gives MGKLIDGKALALQKVEQVRRSVEALQTDDITPGLAVILVGNDPASAIYVRNKTRACAQAGIANLQHDLPATTSEAALLQLVATLNADPQVHGILVQQPLPAHINAQRVLEAIAPEKDADGFHPTNMGRLALGLPGPRPCTPLGVMQMLAHIGYDPAGREAVVLGRSAIVGKPMGLMLLAAHATVTWCHSRTADLPSHVRRADLLVAAIGKPHFVHADWVKPGAVVIDVGINRTPEGRIVGDVEPAVAGFASHCSPVPGGVGPMTIAMLLQNTVWLAAQSARRNEPK, from the coding sequence ATGGGCAAACTCATCGACGGCAAAGCGCTCGCACTGCAAAAAGTGGAGCAAGTGCGGCGGTCCGTCGAGGCGCTCCAGACCGACGACATCACGCCGGGGCTGGCCGTGATCTTGGTCGGCAACGATCCCGCGTCCGCCATTTACGTGCGCAACAAGACGCGCGCGTGCGCGCAAGCGGGCATCGCCAATTTGCAACACGACTTGCCGGCGACCACCAGCGAAGCGGCATTGTTGCAACTCGTGGCCACGCTCAACGCCGATCCGCAGGTGCATGGCATCCTCGTGCAACAGCCGCTGCCGGCACATATCAATGCCCAACGGGTGCTGGAGGCGATCGCACCCGAAAAAGACGCGGACGGTTTTCACCCAACCAATATGGGGCGGCTGGCGCTGGGACTGCCGGGACCACGACCGTGCACGCCGCTCGGCGTGATGCAGATGCTCGCGCATATCGGCTATGACCCGGCCGGGCGCGAAGCCGTGGTGTTGGGGCGCAGTGCGATCGTCGGCAAACCGATGGGACTGATGCTGCTGGCCGCGCACGCCACGGTCACGTGGTGTCACTCGCGCACCGCCGATCTGCCGAGCCATGTCCGTCGCGCGGATCTGCTCGTGGCCGCGATCGGCAAGCCGCATTTTGTCCACGCGGATTGGGTCAAGCCGGGCGCAGTCGTGATCGATGTCGGCATTAATCGCACCCCGGAGGGTCGGATTGTCGGCGATGTCGAGCCGGCGGTCGCCGGGTTCGCGAGTCATTGCTCTCCGGTTCCCGGCGGCGTCGGTCCGATGACTATTGCGATGTTATTACAAAATACGGTATGGCTCGCCGCGCAAAGCGCACGCAGAAACGAGCCCAAATGA
- a CDS encoding aminotransferase class V-fold PLP-dependent enzyme, with protein MMIYLDHNATTPPPPEVIDAMLPFLREQWGNPSSLHAFGRDAGLAIDRAREACAALLGAARASEICFTSGGTESDNTAIRALAAADPNKRHIITTAVEHSAVLQSCRALEREGYTLTYLPVARDGTLTVETVAAALRPDTAFATIMWANNETGVYFPIPAIAEWLAARGIPLHVDAVQAVGKLPIDVARVPVSTLAISAHKFHGPKGIGALYVRRGTPFQPLIRGGSQEYGRRAGTEGVPQIVGLGQAATLAKHSLDICTARVRALRDRLEHELLTCIPGAQRNGAVDQRVPNTLNISFPGVDGEGLILGLSERGLCASTGSACRAGSTEPSHVLTAMHLSPAALAGTLRLSLCRYTTDAEIDQAIEIITQVVQSRRASCTH; from the coding sequence ATGATGATCTATCTCGATCACAACGCCACGACGCCGCCGCCACCGGAAGTCATCGACGCGATGCTGCCGTTCCTGCGTGAACAGTGGGGAAATCCATCCAGCCTGCATGCGTTCGGGCGGGACGCGGGCCTCGCCATCGACCGGGCCCGAGAGGCCTGCGCGGCGCTGTTGGGGGCTGCGCGGGCATCCGAAATCTGCTTCACGAGCGGCGGCACGGAGTCCGACAACACCGCGATCCGCGCATTAGCCGCGGCCGACCCCAACAAACGTCACATCATTACGACGGCCGTGGAACATTCCGCGGTGCTGCAATCGTGCCGTGCGCTGGAACGGGAGGGATACACGCTGACGTACCTCCCCGTCGCGCGCGACGGCACGTTGACCGTGGAAACAGTCGCTGCGGCGCTACGTCCCGACACCGCGTTCGCCACGATCATGTGGGCCAATAACGAGACCGGCGTCTATTTTCCGATCCCCGCGATTGCCGAATGGCTCGCGGCGCGCGGCATCCCGCTCCACGTCGACGCCGTCCAAGCAGTCGGCAAACTGCCGATCGACGTGGCGAGGGTGCCGGTGTCGACACTGGCGATCTCCGCACACAAGTTCCACGGCCCGAAAGGAATCGGCGCCCTCTATGTCCGCCGCGGCACGCCGTTTCAACCGCTGATCCGCGGCGGAAGTCAGGAATATGGACGCCGCGCCGGGACCGAAGGCGTTCCACAAATCGTCGGACTTGGGCAAGCCGCCACGTTAGCCAAGCACAGTCTCGACATCTGTACCGCTCGAGTCCGCGCGTTGCGAGATCGCTTAGAACATGAACTCTTGACTTGCATCCCCGGCGCACAGCGCAACGGCGCCGTGGACCAACGAGTCCCCAACACGCTGAATATCAGCTTTCCCGGCGTCGACGGCGAAGGTCTGATTTTGGGCCTCAGCGAACGCGGTCTCTGTGCCTCCACCGGCTCCGCGTGCCGCGCGGGTTCGACCGAACCCTCCCACGTCCTCACCGCCATGCACCTCAGCCCTGCCGCGCTCGCCGGGACGTTGCGCCTCAGTCTCTGTCGCTACACCACCGACGCCGAAATCGACCAAGCGATAGAGATCATCACGCAAGTCGTCCAAAGCCGCCGAGCAAGTTGCACCCACTGA